TCGCGTTCGCGGCTGGCCTTCAAGAGATACACGTCGCCTTCGTGCCAGGCGATCGCAACCAGCCTGCGGCAAATTTCCTGAAGTCCATCGGCGAAGAATACAGTGTCGCCGGAGAGCAAGGCGTGGAGTATCGATATCCGGCCAAGCTGATTTGCGATCTTGATCCCCTTGCGGCAAGTGAAGAGGGTAGCACCACGTCACCAACGGATTCGGGTTCCATCGTTGACAAGCGGGAAGACGATCGTGCAAACGCCCAACTGTTGAGCCAAATCGCAAGTAGCTATCGAAGCGTCGAACAGATTCAATCACGATTGTCGCTTGAGGCATTAACTCGACCAGACCTACAAACTCCCTATGAAACGCCTAACAACGATCTCGAAAGGGAACTCGTTGAGATTTGTTGCCGGACAATGAACCTCCAACAAGTCGGTGCAGCCGACTCCCTTAGCGACTTGGGTGCAACGTCACTTCAGTTGGTGCAGATTCACAGCCAAATTGTGCAACGACTCGAACCTGGACTGGCGATTACCGACCTGTACACGCTGCCGACGGTGCGTGATATCGCTGACCGTATCGGCAAGCCTTCGCAAACATCACCGCGTGCCGATGTGCGGACAAGCACCGCTGACCGTCACCCTGGCAACGGTGGCATCGCCGTAGTTGGCATGGCTGGACGATTCCCCGGTGCCGACGACATTTCGCAGTTCTGGGATAACTTGATCAACGGCGTGAACTGCATCGTTGACATCCCCGAGGACGAACTGAACCTAGCCGCCGACAGTCCGCTTCGAAAGAATCCGAATCTGGTTCGCAAGGCCGCTTCGGTCCGTGATGCCGATAAGTTTGATGCGAAGTTCTTTGGGATCTTCCCCAAGGAAGCTCAGGTGATGGACCCGCAGCATCGGCTGATGCTCGAGACTTGTTGGCACGCTCTCGAAGACGCTGGCTATTGCCCCGATGCCGTGGACTGCTCGGTGGGTGTGTTCGCCGGTTGCTACATGAACACCTATACGTTGGCGAGTCTAACCAGTAATCCAGAACTACTGGCAAGTCTGGCCAACTCGTTTCACGGCGGTGATCTGCTCACCGAACTGGGCAACGACAAGGACTACCTGGCGACCCGAATTTCGTTCTTGTTGAATTTGCATGGTCCGGCGATGACCGTCCAAACGGCCTGCTCCACATCGCTAGTCGCAATCATCCAAGCCTGCCAAGCACTGCAACTGGACCAGTGCAAGATGGCCTTGGCTGGCGGATCAACGCTCAAGCTTCCACAACAGCGAGGCTATCTCTATTCCGACGGTGGAATGGTTTCTCCCGACGGCGTCTGCCGCACCTTTGACGCCGACGCCCGCGGCACCGTCTTCGGCGAAGGCGTCGCCGCAGTACTGTTAAAACGAGTCGAAGATGCAGTCGCGGACGGGGACGATATCTATGGTGTGATCCAAGGCTGGGGAATCAATAACGATGGCCGATCGAAGATGGGATACACCGCCCCAAGCGTGGACGGACAATCCGAAGCCGTTCGAATCGCTCATCAACAAGCTGGATTTTCCGCCGACACGATCACCTACGTGGAAGCCCACGGAACAGGAACATCGCTGGGCGACCCTATCGAAATCGATGCACTCACCCGAGCGTTCCGACAAACCACTTCCAAGAATCAGTTTTGTGGAATCGGAAGCGTCAAGTCGAACATCGGCCACCTGGACGTGGCTGCGGGCGTGACCGGTCTGATCAAGAATTGTCTCTCACTTCGTCACAGCGTTATCCCGCCCAGTCTGAATTTCAATCGTCCGAATCCAAACATCGACTTCGAAAACAGTCCCTTCTTCGTCGTGACTGAACCCCATCCATGGAAGTCAAATGATGTTCCGCGAAGAGCCGGACTTAGCTCATTCGGCGTCGGCGGAACCAACGCGCATGTACTCGTTGAAGAACCACCAACCGTAGAGCCCCAGCCCTGCTCGCAGTCGCCCCAGTTGATAACGTTGTCGGCCCGCAGCCAACCTGCTCTGGACCAAGTAACAAAGGACTTGGCAGCCTTTCTCGACAACCACCCTGACGTGAACTTGGCCGATGTGGCCTACACACTGCAAGTGGGACGCAAAGCACTTAACTACTCCCGAGTTCTGGTTGCGAACGACACAACCGAGGCTCGACAGCGATTGTCCAGCCCAACCGACGACAATGTCTTCACGCATCATCAAGTTCGACGTGGCGTTCCGGTCGCGTTCTTGTTCCCTGGCCAGGGCGCACAACACGTCAACATGGCGCGGGACCTGTACGATTCCCATCCGATATTCCGAGCGGAGTTCGACGAGTGCTGCAAACTGCTTGTCCCTGAACTTGGTTTTGATCTCAAGGAAAAGTTGTTCACAACTGAAACCGACGAATCAACGAAAGCCATCAATCAAACGACAATCGCGCAGCCCGCGATCTTTGCGGTCAGCTACGCAATTGCCAAGTGCTTTGAAAACGCTGGCATTCGTCCTAGCCAAATGATCGGACATAGCGTCGGCGAGTTTGTTGCCGCTTGCCTCGCTGGGGTTTTCTCGCTTCCCGATGCCTTGAAGTTGATCGCGTTTCGGGGCGAAAGCATGCAACAGCTTCCGCCCGGCAACATGATGGCCGTCCGGATGACCGAAGCGGAAATCAACGAGAGAATCCTCAGCACGGACGTTGAGATTGCGGCGATCAATGGCCCGACCCTATGCGTCGTCGCTGGTCCTGACACAGCGATTGACTCGCTAAAAGGAGCACTCGAAACAGACGAAATCATTTGTCGTCCGCTACACACATCGCATGCGTTTCATTCGGCAATGATGGATCCAGTGATCGAACCTTTCGCAGATATGCTGAAAGGAATGAAACTCAACAAACCAACAACACCAATCATCTCATCAGTGACGGGACAGCCCTTGTCGGATGATCAAGCCACCGACCCGATGTATTGGGCCCGACACTTACGCGCAACCGTACGGTTCACCGACTCGGTCGAACATCTACTGACCCAGACCGATTGCATGCTATTGGAAGTGGGCCCGGGCCAAACGCTTAGCACGCTCGCTCGCCAGCATCCTGCATGCCCCAAAGGCCGTGCAATCCTGTCGTCGTCACCGCATGCTAAACGCGCCGATTCTTCATTCAGTCATTGGATGCTGACACTGGGTCGGGTATGGCAAGCAGGCGTCAAAGTCGATTGGAAAGCAGTGCACCGGGGACAAGGCCAACGCCGTGTCCACCTTCCCACCTATCCTTTTGAACGTCAACGACATTGGTTCGCCGAAAGCGACACATCGAACGCGACTGTCCCGAACAATCCGGTCAATGTGGACACGCTTTGCGAAGCGAGCGATTCGACCGAACCGATCCGGGAGGTAGAATCTCATGCAGAGACGGTCCCAAGGTCACAAGAGATTGTCGCTGAATCGGCTGGTGACGATGTCACGCAAATGGTCATCGAACAACAGCTTCACATCATGCAGCAACAACTGCAAGCTTGGAACAACTAGAAACCACATCACGAATAGACAACCATGATTACATCTGAACGGAATGCGGCTGCGGAAGTGGCTGTGGCGAAACTACTGGCTGAGTCGTCCGGCTTCGAGCTAAGTGAACTTGATCAACAAGCATCGTTTCCAGAGCTAGGATTCGATTCATTGTTTCTGGTCCAGTTCAGCCAGAAGATCAAGAGCCAACTGAAGGTCAAGATAACCTTCCGGCAATTGATCGAAGAGATTCCCAACATCCAATCATTGATCAGCTACGTCTCCCAAAACCTCCCCGAGGATTTGGTAGCCGCCAACATCGCTGCGCCACAACCCAGCGAGAGCCCGGCACCTCCAGCTCCGGTGCCGCAATCATCAGCACCTGCGACCTCCGCCGCCGCTACACCACCTCCCGCAAGTGCAGTACAAACGCCTGCACAAACTGCGGCCCAAGCTCCACCACCAGTTCCAGCCCCGCAAGCTGCACCGCAGCCTGCCGTGACATCCGCCACGCCGGCGCAGGTGTTCCCTGTCATGGCGAATCCTCGGCCCATTCCCACTGGCTCCAACCCGACAGACAAAGCCGGATTAGCCCAGATTATTTCGCAGCAGAACCAGCTCATGAGCTTGCAGCTGCAACTACTAAGCGGCATTCCTCAAGCCGTTCCGACCCAGAACACCCTGCCAGCGATCGCTCCACCCGCAGCAGCCCCCAAAGAGCCAGCGGTAATGGGGGAAGCAGCCGTGGCTGACACCAGCCCTGCGCCCGCGATTGCGGCCGCCCCCAAGGACGTCGCTCCCGAGCAATCCACACCGGTCGTTCCGACTCAATCCCCTAGCCCTTTGCCTGAGGCCAAGAAGACCTTTGAACGCTTCGGTCCGTACAAACCCGTCCGGCACGCGGCGGATGGCGGACTCACCGACCGGCAACAAGAACACCTGGACGCTTTAATTGCGAGGTTCACGAAAAGAACCGCGAACTCGCGCCGGCATGCACAAGAACATCGCTCGCATTTCGCCGACCCGCGAGGAGTAGCTGGCTATCGACGGATTTGGAAATCGATGGTCTACCAAATCGCTGTGGAGAAATCCAAAGGCAGCAAGCTTTGGGACATTGATGGGAACGAGTATATCGACATCGCGATGGGTTTCGGCCTGAACCTTTTCGGACAGTCACCCGATTTCATCAATGATGCGATTGCGGCCCAACTCAAGAACGGCGTCGAAGTCGGCCCTCAATCGCCGCTGGCCGGCGACGTTGCCGCTCTGCTTTGCGACTTTTCTCGCAAGGAACGCGTGACATTCTGCAACACCGGTTCGGAAGCGGTCATGGCGGCGATGCGGCTTGCCCGCACGGTCACCGGCAAGTCCAAGATTGTCTTCTTCAACAAAGACTATCACGGCAACTTCGATCAAGTGCTGATCCGTTCGAACCGCATTGCCAATCGCCGAATGTCGCAACCCGCGGCGCCGGGTGTCCTGCAGGCCTTCGCCGATCAGACAATCGTGCTGGACTACGGAACTGACGAAGCACTTCAAACGATCCGTGATCAAGCTGATGAAATCGCTGCGATCTTGGTGGAACCCGTGCAAAGCGCCGATCCGTTTACGCAACCCACTGAATTCCTGAAAGAGATCCGTCGCATCACACAAGAGAACCAAATTGCGATGGTCATGGATGAAGTCATCACCGGATTCCGCGCGGCACCCGGCGGTGCCCAAGAATGGTTCGATGTATGGGGCGACATGGCAACCTACGGGAAGGTGCTAGGCGGCGGACTTCCAATTGGTGCCCTGGCTGGGTCGGCGGAATACATGGACGCGTTGGATGGCGGCGACTGGAAGTACGAAGACGATTCCGAACCTGAAGCCGACATGACGTTCTTTGCTGGCACCTTCGTCCGACACCCGCTCGCAATGGCGGCCGCACACCAAGTGTTGATGAAGGTCAAAGAATCCGGTCCCGGGTTGCAACGCGAACTGACCGACAAAACAACCTACCTAGTCAATTCCCTAAACCAGTTCTTCGAAGACGAGGTCTTTCCGTTTCGCCTGGCCCAGTACACGTCACTGTTCCGATTCATGTTCCCGCCAACAGTGGAATACGCGGACCTTTTGTACTTCCACCTACTCGATCGTGGCATCTTTACCCGTGGCTGGGGCGACAATTGCTTCTTATCGACCGCTCACACCAACGAAGACGTTCAGCGAATCATCGAAGCGGTGAAGGACAGCTGCAACGAAATGCGACGTGGTGGATTCCTGCCTGATCGAACAGAAGTCGAGGATCGACCAGCATCACTGGCCGCAACGACAGACGGCGAAAAAAAAAAGTCCTTCCGATTTGAACTGACCGAAGCCCAACTGGAAATCTGGATCACGTCGCAAATGGGCGACGAAGCATCCTGTTCATACAACGAACCCTTCACGGTTCGTTTCGGTGGGCAACTTGATTCAGCCAAATTGTGCGATGCCATTCAAACCGTTGTCGCCCGGCACGGTTCGCTACACATTCGTTTCGCTGACGATGGCAAGTACCAAGAGCCACGGTTCCCTGAACCCATCAACATCGAACATCAAGACGTCACCGGCCTTCCAGCCGATAAGCAAGAAGCCGTACTCGCAGGACTAGCCAAACACTTTGGATCCAAACCGTTCGACTTATCGAACGATCCATTGCTTCGATTAAAACTAGTCAAGCTGTCGGATGACCAGCACGTCTTGTTCTTTTCAGCACACCACATCGTGAGTGACGGGTGGTCAACGGGTCTGGTGCTAAACGAAGTCTGCGAGGTTTACACCGCCCTCGTCGAAAATCGCGTCGCTGTGCTACCGGAACCGGGCGACTTTGCTGACTATGTCGCAATGGAAGCGGAAGACGACCAAGAATCCCAAGAGGCGGTTGCTTATTGGATGAACCAGTTCCGCGAACTGCCCGATCCGCTCGACTTGCCTTCCGATAGACCAAGAGCGTCAGTCAAGGACTTCGCCGGAAGCACACTGATTCATAAGTTTGACACCGAAACTTATGAAGCGATCAAGAAGACGGCGGCGAACCACAACGTGACCCTATTCACGATGACGCTCTCGGTGCTCAACGTGCTTCTTGCTAGGCTCTCGGGCCAGAACGATATCGTGATCACGATCCCGACCGCTGGGCAGGTGTTCGCTGACAACCAGTGCTTGGTCGGACACTGTGTGAACCTTTTGCCGATCCGCTCGCAACTGGAGATGACATCCTCGTTTGATTCGTTGCTGAAGAAAACACAAACTCTAGTTCTAGATGCATACGATCACCAGCAATGCACCTTAGGCAGAATTGTTCGCGAACTCAAACTTCCCCGCGACGCAAGTCGAATGCCTTTGGTGGAGGTCAACTTCAATCTAGACCGCGATGGTGCCGGACTTGAATTCCCCGGGCTGACCGTGGACGTTGCCCAAACAATCAAGACCGCTTCCACTTTCGATTTGTTCTTTAACTTGAACGAAACCGACGACGGACTGGAACTGTATCTCGACTACAGCACATCTCTGTTTGACGAAGAAACGATCCGCCGCTGGGTGGGGCACTACGCAACCTTGTTGCAACAAATCTCACAATCCCCAACGGAATCCATTCGCGACTTACCGTTGCTGACGGACGCCGAAGAACAGCAAATCCTGGTGGACTGGAATGCAACCCAAACGGAATATCCGAGTGCAGAGCCGGTTTATCAGTTGTTTGAAAAACAGGCAAAAGCGACACCGAATGCCGTCGCGGTGATTGCCGGCAAGACAAGTCTTTCCTACCAAGAGATCAATGAGCGAGCGAACCAGTTGGCTCGACATTTACAGAACCTAGGTGTGTCCCGCGAGCAATTGATTGGAATCCATTTGCAGCGATCTCACCAAATGATCGTTAGCGTGCTGGGGATTCTAAAGGCCGGTGCTACCTACGTTCCGCTTGATCCGTCCTTTCCAATCGATCGACTGGCAATGATGGCGAATGATGCCGAACTCTCCGTGGTTGTGACTGAACAGTCGCTGAAGTGCGAGTTTGCGCCCAGTGCGACCCGGATCGACATCGATCGGGATTGGACGAGCATCCAGGCGCGCGACCGAACCAACCTCGATCTGGACATCGACACCAGACAACTTGCCTATGTTCTTTACACATCGGGATCGACAGGAAAACCGAAGGGTGTCCAGATTCCTCATCAAGCTCTCACGAACTTCTTGTGTTCGATGCAACGAGGTCCCGGGCTGGAACGCAGCGACACGCTGTTGAATGTAACGACGTTGTCTTTTGATATTTCAGCATTAGAGATTTACCTGCCTTTGATCACCGGAGCACGCTTGGTTGTGGCGTCCGCGGAAGAGATCGTGGACGGAGCACGGTTGATTAACCGAATCGAGAAGACCGGCGTTACCGTCATGCAAGCAACTCCAGCGACTTGGAGGCTGCTGATTGAATCTGGTTGGAAAGGCAAGCCGAACCTGAAGATCTTGTGTGGTGGCGAGGCTCTTCCACCCGATCTCGCCAATCAACTCATCCAGCGAGGAAAATCGGTTTGGAACATGTACGGCCCCACCGAAACGACGATTTGGTCAACGATCAAGCAAGTTGAATCGAACGACCAAATTACAATCGGCCGTCCAATCGCCAATACGGAAATCTACATCCTGGACGATCGCAATCGCCCCGTTCCACAAGGAGTAGTCGGCCGACTGTTTATCGGCGGCGATGGCCTGGCACGAGGCTATCACTTGCGTCCCGATCTCACAGCGGAAAAGTTTGTTTCTCATCCTTTTCGGCCAACCGTCAACGAACGGATCTACGACACCGGCGATCAAGCTCGCTATCTCGCCGACGGTGAGATCGAATTCTTGGGAAGACGCGACCACCAAGTCAAGTTACGAGGATTTCGGATCGAACTCGGTGAAATCGAGCAAGCGATTTCTCAACATCCCGATATCGACCAAGCCATTGTCGTACTGCGAGATCACGCCACCGATGGCACCGCGACCGACCAAGCCATCGTTGCCTACATGATCTCGAAGACGGACGCACCCAAGAACGCAGACCTTCGGGATTTCCTTCGAAAGACTCTTCCCGAGTACATGGTTCCATCGACATTTGTGTCGCTGAAGGAATTTCCGCTAACGCCCAACCGCAAGATCGATCGCAAGGCACTTCCGGCTCCGATCATGGACCGAGAGATTGTCGTGGGGAGTTCCTCCGCACCTCAAGACAGCGTCGAACTGCAAATTGCCAATGTCTGGAAAAGAACCCTGAGTCTCCAAAACCTCGGTCGAGATGACAACTTTTTCGACGTCGGCGGGCATTCACTATTGGCCGCCCGCATGATCGTTGATCTGGAAAAGCTGTACGGACATAAAGTGCCTCTTGCAACCTTGTTACAAGCTCCGACGGTTCGAACATTCGCAAACATCATCAAAGACCGTAATTGGCAACCGACTTGGCAATGTCTCGTTCCAATCCAAGAGCGAGGCTCCAAGCCCCCACTATTTTGCGTCCATGCCGCGGGTGGCAATGTCCTACTTTACCGTGACTTGGCCCGACATTTGGGAGACGATCAACCGGTCTATGGCCTGCAAGCCAAAGGACTCGATGGCAAGCAGCCCGTACTCACGACCGTCGAAGAAATGGCAGCCGAGTATGTCGCCGAAATTCGCAAGATCCAACCTACCGGACCATACAACCTTGCTGGCTACTGCTTGGGCGGAACAATCGCATACGAAGTGGCCCAACAATTGATGGCCGCGAACCAACGCGTGGCGGTCTTGGCACTGTTCGATACCCACAGTCACTGGTTTCAGTCATCACTGTTTGCTCGACTCTACGGCGGAAGTCAGCAAATCGCTTTCCATGCCGCCAATGTATGGGCTTCCGGTCCCAAGGGAGTTGGTGCGTTCTTGAAAGAGAAGTTCTTTGAACTGAATCGACGTTTCGGTCGTCGCTTCGTCGTCGCCAACTCCAAGCTACAACACGCGATCGGACGCCGAAAAGATGCACCGTTGGTGATGCTGGAACAAGTCAACGACCAAGCATCCGAGGAATACGTCCCACATCAATATTTAGGCAAGCTAACTGTCTTCAAGCCATGCAAAGCATACCTCGGTTACGAGGACCCCACTCTGGGATGGGGAAACGGTTTAGTCGATGATCTTGAAATCATCAAGCTGCCGGTCTTCCCTGCTGGCATGCTGATCGAGCCGTTCGTACAGGAGCTGTCAATGCACTTACAGCGATGCCTGGACGATGCGAACGGGCAAACCAAGCCCGCGATGCCGGAACCCGACATGGTGCAGACGCGGCCAACCGAGATGGCTGTTTGAATCGGCCGCCAAAGGCACAGCCGTAACGACCAAGCCACTCAAAACTAAGTGCGAACCCAGCGGCAGCCCAGCAACCCTGGGTTGCCGATCACGCGACTACAGAAGTTCGCGGTACAGGGTCACCAAGCGGGCCGCTTGATGTCGCCAAGTCAGCCCGTCATCAATCCGCTGGCGAGCGATCTCACCCATTGATTCTCGAAGCGTCTCATCGTCCATCAACTCGATAACCCGATCCGCGAAAGCGGCAATGTCGTTGTCGTCAGCGTACAGAGCAGCGTCGCCCGCGGTGAGTTCGTTTTCACGTGTGCGAAAACAAACCGTGGGTTTACGCAAAGCCATGTACTCCATCATTTTGATCGTCGTGCAACTGTCGTTGTAGGCGTTGCTCGGATCGGGCGTGAAACAGATATCAAACGAGGCGACGTAAGACGGAACGTTCTGGAAAGGAATCATTCCTGTGAACTGAATCAAGTCCTTCACCCCCAGTTCATCCGCCAGCGTCTTCAAGCTTTGCAAGGCCGGTCCACCGCCCACGATTACAGCGATAAAATCATCACGCCCCCGATTGTTTTTCAGCTCGTGAATCGCGTGAACCATGCAATCAACGCCGTCTTGGATACCGATTGCACCAACGTAACCCAACACCAATCGCCCCTCTCGACGGAGCTCCGGTTGCGGGCTGACTTCGTTCAAGAAAGATTCATCGGGGCCGTTGCGAACGACAAAGCAACGATCTGGATCCGCGCCACAGCGGCCTGTTTGAATGCCTCGCTGGGTTTCGTTAGTAGCGATCAAGCGATCAGCACGCTGGCAAGCTAAACGCTCAAAGAAACACAGAACACGGTAGATGGCGTTCGGCTTGTTGTCACCACGCCGAGCCAGGTAAAGCTCGGGCGACAAGTCGTGGTGGTCGAAAACAAACTTCTTACCCAACAATTGGTAGCCGATCGCAATCACGGCCGTCATGTCCGGCGGAGTATGCACGTGGACCGCATCAAACCCCCGGCGGAAAAAGACGAATACTGAAATCAACAGTAACATCGTCAGGCTGTAGGTGTATTCCCAGACGTACCCCCACAGGCCATCAAGCTCCCAAGTCGCGGGATAGCGATACACATGAGCGCCGCCAACCGTTTCCGCCCACTTTCGAGAAGCGCCCGTCGGAGAAATGACGGTGACGTCAAAGCCGGCATCGAGAAGTGTTTCCACCTCTAGCAGAACGCGTCTGTCTTCCGGAAAACTATTGTTTTCAAGAAGCATCAAGATGCGTTTGGGCTTACCGGCGTGGTTCATAGATACAGTAACTGTCTAGATATGTCTAGATTCTGGGCCGACTGGATCTACCATAATCCACCCGGCAACTCACGAGTATAATCGGCAACCTCGATAAATCTGCGTCAAGCCACAATTCATCGCTCGCATGTCGTGAATTTTCCCACTGAAAACGCATTGAAGGCGAACGAACGAATTCCGTTCCCGGTCACTTACTTTCAACGAAAGTCATCAGGACATGAAGACATCCAAATTTGGGTGTGAGGCAGGCCCCAGCATATCCTGAAAGAGCTGATCAGATAGGTGACTGAACGAACTGGGATCTTCAACGAGTGCTGACTCTCAAGCCACAGACGACTTGATCATGCACGCCAGCAAACCACCCAACTAGCGGAAAACGACTCCCCCAGGACAAAAGCGGTCCTTTACCACCAGTGCACACTCTGGCAAACCAGTTGACTCTCCAACGGTTCCGCTCCTACCACTCACAGCAAGACCAACCGATTTCATCAGCCAAAAAGATCGTCGGTGATCGGCGTTCCAGCACCGAAACAACCATTCGCCCCCGGACTTAAACGCCGATCGTTTCGGGGTTTTCATCTGGAACAGCAGCATCCCCCGTTCCGGGTGAGGTGCTTGTTCGAGGCGGCATGTTGAAAAGATCATCGTAGCACGCAATCAGCCGCGGAGCTTGATGCGCCCAGGTCAATCCATCCTCAACGTTCTCCCGAGCGAGTTCGCCCAGAGACTTGCGAAGTTCAGGATCGTCCATCAACCGCAACGTGACCTTCGCCAAATCATCAACATCATTGTTGTCGGCGTAGAGCGCTGAATCGCCCGCGGTCAGCACGTTCTCGCGAGTTCGAAAACACACCGTCGGCTTCCGCAACGCCATGTACTCCATCGTCTTGATGGTCGTGCAACTGTCGTTGTAATCGTTACTTGGATCTGGAGTAAAACAGATATCAAACGACGCGATGTAACGTGGCACGCTGGTGAACGGGATCAACCCTGTCAAATGAATCAGGTCAGCCACGCCCAACTCTTCGGCAAGCGTCATCAAGTCGGCCGCCGCTGGTCCACCACCAACAATGATCACCTGAAAGTCGTCGCGACCATGCTTGTTTTTCAGTATCTCGATGGTCCGAATCATGTAATCGACACCATCTTGAATCCCGATCACACCCACATAACCAAGGACCAGTTTACCAGGCGTTTGAAATTCAGGGAGCGGTTGCACATCATTCAGGAACGACTCATTAGGTCCGTTTCGCACCACATAGCAATGTTCCGGTTTCG
This genomic stretch from Neorhodopirellula lusitana harbors:
- a CDS encoding type I polyketide synthase; protein product: MSEATIAITATFTAEPVRLSLSSWLRSLNYPHALQFTPYGQVLQSLVDPTTGLASGQGGVNIILLRLEDWAQSEPSRLSERGLEFCNAVISFANRNACPILLCFCPETPQLDSNIATAVNQVQKEITAKLSGQSGIDILTPNDLFTTYPVENYFDSIANRTAHVPYSPEFYVSLGTMLARRIDALFRKPTKVVVVDCDNTLWSGVCGEVGPRGVRVEAGHEQLQRRLIQLREQGLLIALCSKNNEADVWDVFQQNEKMLLKREHITASEINWDSKSSNLRRLANTLRLSTDSFVFLDDNPLEIAEVQANCPAAVAIRIPDSNEIPLFLDHVWPFDRLAVTEDDLKRSEQYEVETIRQASRQESPTMRQFLETLELQVRFKEVNEQNLDRIAQLTQRTNQFNSSLVRRTASEVRQLLGALNQQSIAVEVSDKFGDYGLVGFIHCESQSQCLHVNSIILSCRALGRGVEYHMLRHLGQIAFAAGLQEIHVAFVPGDRNQPAANFLKSIGEEYSVAGEQGVEYRYPAKLICDLDPLAASEEGSTTSPTDSGSIVDKREDDRANAQLLSQIASSYRSVEQIQSRLSLEALTRPDLQTPYETPNNDLERELVEICCRTMNLQQVGAADSLSDLGATSLQLVQIHSQIVQRLEPGLAITDLYTLPTVRDIADRIGKPSQTSPRADVRTSTADRHPGNGGIAVVGMAGRFPGADDISQFWDNLINGVNCIVDIPEDELNLAADSPLRKNPNLVRKAASVRDADKFDAKFFGIFPKEAQVMDPQHRLMLETCWHALEDAGYCPDAVDCSVGVFAGCYMNTYTLASLTSNPELLASLANSFHGGDLLTELGNDKDYLATRISFLLNLHGPAMTVQTACSTSLVAIIQACQALQLDQCKMALAGGSTLKLPQQRGYLYSDGGMVSPDGVCRTFDADARGTVFGEGVAAVLLKRVEDAVADGDDIYGVIQGWGINNDGRSKMGYTAPSVDGQSEAVRIAHQQAGFSADTITYVEAHGTGTSLGDPIEIDALTRAFRQTTSKNQFCGIGSVKSNIGHLDVAAGVTGLIKNCLSLRHSVIPPSLNFNRPNPNIDFENSPFFVVTEPHPWKSNDVPRRAGLSSFGVGGTNAHVLVEEPPTVEPQPCSQSPQLITLSARSQPALDQVTKDLAAFLDNHPDVNLADVAYTLQVGRKALNYSRVLVANDTTEARQRLSSPTDDNVFTHHQVRRGVPVAFLFPGQGAQHVNMARDLYDSHPIFRAEFDECCKLLVPELGFDLKEKLFTTETDESTKAINQTTIAQPAIFAVSYAIAKCFENAGIRPSQMIGHSVGEFVAACLAGVFSLPDALKLIAFRGESMQQLPPGNMMAVRMTEAEINERILSTDVEIAAINGPTLCVVAGPDTAIDSLKGALETDEIICRPLHTSHAFHSAMMDPVIEPFADMLKGMKLNKPTTPIISSVTGQPLSDDQATDPMYWARHLRATVRFTDSVEHLLTQTDCMLLEVGPGQTLSTLARQHPACPKGRAILSSSPHAKRADSSFSHWMLTLGRVWQAGVKVDWKAVHRGQGQRRVHLPTYPFERQRHWFAESDTSNATVPNNPVNVDTLCEASDSTEPIREVESHAETVPRSQEIVAESAGDDVTQMVIEQQLHIMQQQLQAWNN